CAGCCCACCGTTACGGTGGAGCTGACTGCGTCTCCGTCCGGCTGTACATGCGATACGATCAGGTAATCATCATGCTCCAGAATAAATTCCTTCGCTAGTTGAAGCGCCTGTTCATAGGTATGCATTGCCGTCTCCTTTACATTCAGTTCATGGTTTCTTCGGATCAAGAGGATTTCCTATTTTTCGTCCTTGTCGATATCACTCAACAGCTTTTCAATTCGGCTGCCGTAAGCAATAGATTCGTCAATTTTGAAAATCAGCTCAGGAATATGGCGGAGCCGTATCCGTTTGCCAAGCTCAGAACGAAGATAACCGTTCGCTTTGTCCAACGCCTTCAGGGAAGAAGTCTTTTGTTCGTCATCCCCAAGTACGCTCAAGTATACTTTCGCTTGGGACAAATCGTTTGTGACATCGACACCCGTCACCGTAATAAAACCGATACGAGGGTCCTTTAATTCGGTTTGTATGAGTAGGCTTAGCTCCTTCTTAATCTGCTCGCCAACTCGACCTGTACGTATTTTAGCCATGGATGCTCACCTCTCTGCCGTTAGCGCTCCACTGTTTCCATGACGAACGCTTCAATAATGTCGGATTCCTTAACATCATTATAGCCATCAAGGGTGATACCACATTCATAACCTTGGGCAACTTCTTTTGCGTCGTCCTTAAAGCGTTTCAGTGAGTCGATTTTACCTTCAAAAATGACGATGCCGTCACGAATCAGGCGTGCTTCTGCTGAACGGGTAATTTTACCGGACGTCACCATACAACCAGCGATCGTACCGACTTTAGTAACTTTGAATACGTTACGAACTTCAGCGTGTCCGATCACATTTTCCTTATATTCAGGGTCCAGCATGCCTTTCATAGCCTGCTCGATTTCTTCAATGACATTGTAAATGACGCGATGCAGACGAATGTCCACTTTTTCAGCTTCCGCTGTAGATTTCGCCTGATTATCAGGACGAACGTTAAAACCAATGACAATGGCATTGGAAGCCGCAGCCAAAATAATATCGGATTCGGTGATTGCACCTGCACCACTGTGAAGAATTTTGACGCGTACACCTTCAACTTCAATCTTGTTCAAGGAGCCTTTCAGCGCTTCGACAGAACCTTGTACATCACCTTTGATAATGACGTTCAGATCCTTCATCTCACCATCCTTGATATGTTGGAACAGATCATCCAGCGTTACGCGGGTGTTGCTGCCCAGATCGGACTGACGCTGCGTGATCGCACGTTTATCCGCGATAGCACGGGCTTTGCGCTCATCCTCAAACACCATGAACGGATCGCCAGCGAGTGGAACTTCTGTCAAACCAGTAATTTCAACTGGTGTGGAAGGCCCAGCTTCCTTGAGACGACGACCTTTATCGTTGACCATGGCACGTACACGTCCGAAGCAGTTCCCCGCTACGAAGGCATCCCCGACTTTCAGAGTACCGTTCTGCACAAGCACACGAGCTACAGAACCGCGGCCCTTATCCAACTCAGCCTCAATGATAGTACCGCGTGCCCGTTTGTCCGGGTTCGCTTTGTATTCGTTCACTTCAGCTACCAGCAGAATCATTTCGAGCAGATCTTCCAGACCCATTCTTTGTTTCGCTGAGACGTTGACGAAAATGGTATCTCCGCCCCACTCTTCAGGTACCAACTCATATTCAGTCAGTTCCTGCTTCACTTTATCCGGGTTCGCATCCGGTTTGTCAATCTTGTTCACAGCCACGATAATAGGCAAACCTGCCGCTTTCGCATGGTTGATGGCTTCGACCGTCTGTGGCATAACACCGTCGTCAGCTGCAACCACGATAATCGTCATATCTGTAACTTGAGCACCACGAGCACGCATTGCAGTAAAGGCCTCGTGACCCGGTGTATCCAAGAAAGTGATTTTTTTACCGTTAATTTCAACCTGGTATGCACCGATATGCTGTGTAATACCACCGGCTTCGCCACCTGTTACATTCGTGGAGCGAATAGCATCCAGCAAAGTGGTTTTACCATGATCGACGTGACCCATGATTGTTACAACTGGTGGACGTGTTTTCAAATCCGCTGGATCATCATTTTCTTCCACCGTTTCAAAACGATCTTCTTCGACCGGAATCTTCACTTCGACTTCAACGCCAAAATCACCAGCCAGTAAAAGAATGGTATCCATATCCAGTTCCTGATTGATTGTCGCCATTGTTCCGAGCATAATCAGCTTTTTGATAACTTCTGACGCATCCTTGTGAAGCAGCTTCGCTGTTTCGCCTACGGTCATCTCGCCACGTACAATAATTTTCTTAGGCGTATTGTCGATTTTCTCACGGCGCTCCTGCGGTTGGCCTTTACCACGGTTGTTAAATTTCCCGCCACGATTGTTACCACCGCGATTATTGCCACCACGGCCACCGCCGTTACCACCACGTCCTCCGCCTTGACGGTTATCGTCGAAACGACCTTGACCGGAACGGTTATTTCCGTTACTGAAGTTACTGCCTGTACGATTGCCACCACCATTACGGTTGGCATTGCCGCTTCCCGTAGATGAAGATGTTCTTACTGCCGTTCCACCTTGGCTACTCCCTTGAGAACGCGTACCTGTGTTGCTAGCGGAACGCTGTTGTCCCCCTTGTTGTTGACCATTACTGCGGTTCTGGCTGCCCTGCTGGCCACTTGGTTTATTCGCACTTTGCTGACTGCGGTTTTGACCGCCCTGCTGACTACCTTGCGCTTTTGGAGCGCTGCTTCGACTACTGTTTTGGTTGTTATTTGTCCTATTCATACTTACCTGCTTTTCCTGTTGATTTTTGGTTTGCTCAGTTGAATGATTACTGTTCTGATTTGAACCGGTCTGACTTGAACCAGTCCGACTTGAACCGTTCTGGCTTGAGCCAGCCTGATTCGAGCTCACTTGCGCCGTGTCTGCTCCACCTTGCTTGGCCGCAGCATTGGATTTGATATTCTTAAAAAAATTTTCCACTTTGCCTACGGCATCATGTTCCATGACGCTCATATGGTTGTTTACGGGAATATCCAGCCGTTTAAGAATGGTGATAATTTCTTTGCTGCTCATGTTCAACGATTTGGCGTATTCGTATACCCGCACTTTGTCTTTGCTTTCTTGTTTACTCAATATACTCCACCTCCGACATTATCCCCGCATGTTTCATGATCAATTTCGCGAATCCTTGATCCGTCACAGCCAGCACAACCCGTTCAGGTTTGCCGATACTGCTTCCCAAGCTTTCCCGGTCAAATCCTATCAATAAGGGGATTTTGTACGTCCCGCATTTGTCGCGGAATTTCTTTTGAGTATTCATTGAAGCATCTTTTGCAAGAATGACCAGCTTGGCTTCTGAAGACCTGATCGCTTTATAAACGGTCTCATCACCTGTTAGCAGCTTGCCAGCTCTCATGGCAAGACCCAATCCAGACAGCGCCTTATTCATCCTGCACGCTGCCTTGTGCCGCCAGGAATTCTTCCTCGACGGCAGCAAAATCACGACTTAGCTGCTCATAGATGTCAGGATGAACCGAGTGCTTCAATGCTCGATCCAGTGCTTTGCTTTTTTGAGCCAGCTTGAAGCAGGCGGCTTTGCCGCACAAGTAAGCACCGCGTCCTGACTTTTTACCAGTCAAGTCAATCAGCACTTCGTCTTCAGGGGTTTTAACGACACGGATCAACTGCTTCTTTGGCATCATTTCATGACAGGCCACACATTTGCGCAAAGGTATCTTTCTCTGTTTCATGCATTAACCCCCCTACACTCCGCTTAGTCTACAGAAACGGAATCCTGATGCATTTCATCGGTGGATGTTCTTGGTCTGCCAAGCTCTTCCTCCGCCTGTGTTTCACTCTTAATATCAATTTTCCAGCCAGTAAGCTTAGCAGCAAGACGAGCATTCTGCCCTTTAATGCCAATAGCCAGAGAAAGCTGATAATCCGGCACAATGACGCGCGCCATCTTTTCTTCTTCAAATACCTGTACCTCAAGTACTTTAGAAGGGCTTAACGCATTAGCAACGTATTCGTCAACGTTATCGGAATAGCGCACGATGTCAATTTTTTCGCCACGCAGCTCATTCACAATGGTTTGTACCCGTGTTCCTCTAGGTCCTACACAGGAGCCTACCGGATCAACCTCTTCATTGCGGGAATGAACCGCGATTTTAGAACGGAAGCCTGCTTCACGCGCTACAGAACGAATCTCTACCACACCGTCAAAAATTTCAGGCACTTCGAGTTCAAACAAACGCTTAAGCAGACCGGGATGTGAGCGGGACAGCATAATTTGCGGCCCTTTAGTTGTGTTCTCCACCTTGGTAATATAGGCCTTAATCCGATCCAGATGGTTGAATTTCTCATTTGGCATCAGCTCGCTCAACGGCAGAACCGCTTCTACCTTGCCCAAATCAATATAAATATTGCGTGGGTCTTGGCGCTGTACAGTTCCTGTTACAATATCTTCTTCCTTGTCCACAAACTTGTTGTAGATCAAGCCCCGTTCCGCTTCGCGGATACGCTGGGTCACAACCTGCTTCGCTGTTTGTGCAGCAATCCGTCCAAAATCACGTGGTGTAACTTCAATTTCAGCGATATCCTCCAACTGAAAATGCGGATTAATTTCACGAGCTGCTGGCAACGAAATCTCGGTGCGAGGGTCCAATACCTCCTCAACAATCAGCTTGCGCGCATATACCTTAATGACTCCCGAGTTGCGGTTCATATCAACACGGACGTTCTGTGCGGTATTGAAATTCCGTTTGTAGCTGGAAATCAAGGCTGCTTCAATGGCCTCAAACAGCACATCCTTGCTGATCCCCTTTTCTCTTTCCAACTCGTTCATTGCTTCAATAAAATCCATACTCATGGATTACTGCTCCCCCTTTCAAATGATGGCACCTGTGTCCTGGTCAGCACACGAGGTATAAAACATGAAGTCATGTCAAACAGCAACAGTCAAATCCAAATTAAAATATGATCGCGAGCCTTGCACCAGCTACCTTTTCATAAGGTATGGCATGCTTCTTTTGTCCGCTTTGAACGGTGAGCTCCCCATCTTCAAAAGAAAGCAGACGACCTTCAAATTCCTTCAGGCCGTTGATCGGCTCGTATGTAGTAACAAATACATTTTTGCCTACCGCTTTAGTTACGTCCTCCGCTTTTTTCAGCGGTCTCTCGGCACCTGGTGAGGATACTTCCAGAAAATATGCTGTAGAAACCGGATCATTCTCATCCAGCTTTTGGCTCAGATATTCACTGATCATACTACAGTCGTCCAGATCAATTCCTCCGTCTTTGTCCACAAAAACGCGAAGAAACCAGTTGCTGCCCTCTTTGACATACTCGACATCGACCAGTTCAAAGCCATGCTCATCAAAATAAGGTTGGGCCATTTCTTCTACTGCTGACTTGATCTTTGGTGTGCTCAAAGATTATAACCTCCAAAAGTAAACTTTCCTGTGGTGAAAAAAGACGCCCCATTACGATGGACAATGCTTCTTCATCACCGGCATTTTCCATTTTTATTTGATGTAATGTTCATTTCGGGCTCACTGCAAATAAACCGGCTTACCGGTTTTGGCCCAAAAATAACGTTTTCACGTTGTAACTGTATATCAAACAGTAAAGAGTGGGTTTCCCCACTCTTTTAGCAACGGTTTTATCTCCATGATTACCAAAAAAATTATATCATAACCGTAGTTATGTGACAAGTGCCAGAGCTTGACTACTGTGGTTCGGATTAAAACAGAGACAGCTGATTACTCTCTGGCAGACCTCGAAAGCACCCCATCTGGGACAGCATTTCGACAATGGTTTTACTGGCCTTCGACTTTTGCTGAAAATCCTCGACAGACAAAAATTCACCCTGTTCACGGGCAGCCGCGATGTTACGCGCCGCGTTTTCACCAATCCCCTGAAGGGCTCCAAACGGCGGAATGAGCGAATCTCCATCCACTTTGAAGCGTGTAGCTTCGGAACGGTACAAATCAATCGATTTGAAACTGAAGCCGCGAGCTGTCATTTCCAAAGCCATTTCCAGGATTGGCAGCATCCCTTTTTCCTTTTGCGAGGCCTGGAAGCCAAGCTGCTCGATCTCGACAATTTTCTTTCCAATTGCATCATATCCCTGACAACACAGTTCAATATCAAAATCGGCTGCACGTACGGAGAAGTAAGTCGCATAATATTCTATCGGATGATACAGCTTGAAATACGCTGTACGCACCGCTGAAATAACATAGGCTGCGGCATGCGCCTTCGGAAACATGTACTGGATTTTCAGACAGGAATCAATGTACCACTGCGGCACCTTGCATTTTTTCATTTCCTCAATCCATTCGGCACTAAGACCCTTACCTTTACGCACGCTCTCCGTAATTTTAAAGGCCAGACCTGCGTCCATCCCCGCCTTGTAAATCAAAAACAGCATGATATCATCCCGGCAACCAATTACAGTCTTGATGTTGCAGGTATTATTTTTGATTAACTCCTGCGCGTTCCCCAGCCATACGCCCGTACCGTGAGACAAACCGGAGATTTGCAGTAAATCGGCAAAAGAGCTCGGCTGCGACTCTACCAGCATTTGGCGTACAAACTTCGTCCCCATCTCTGGTACACCATAGGTTGCGACAGGTGTGCGGATTTGCTGTGGTGTTACACCGAGTGCCTCCGTGGAGTTGAACATGCTCATCACTTTGGGATCATTCATGGGGATCGTCGTCGGGTCAACCCCGGTCAAATCCTGAAGCATCCTCATCATGGTCGGATCATCATGGCCCAGAATATCGAGCTTGAGCAAGTTCGCATCAAAAGCGTGATAATCAAAATGCGTCGTTTTCCATTCCGAGCTCGTATCATCAGCCGGGTACTGCACCGGCGTAATGTCCTCGACCTCAATATAATCGGGAACAACCACAATCCCGCCCGGATGCTGTCCGGTACTGCGTTTTACACCTGTACAACCGGAAGCCAGCCTGTTCAGCTCGGCTCCGCGCCATTTTTTATGATGTGCCTCTTCATATTTTTTGGCAAATCCAAACGCCGTTTTCTCAGCAACCGTACCGATGGTTCCTGCACGGAAAACACTTTTTTCACCAAACAGCACTTTCGTATAGTTATGCGCGACAGGCTGATATTCTCCGGAGAAGTTCAAGTCAATATCGGGAACTTTATCTCCTTTAAAGCCGAGGAACGTTTCAAATGGTATATCCTGTCCCTCACCCTTAAGCTTGCCACCGCAATTCGGACAGTTCTTGTCTGGCAAGTCAAACCCGCTCGGCACACTTCCATCCAAAAACCATTCACTGTGTCTGCATTCAGGATTAACGCAAATATAATGAGCAGGCAATGGATTAACCTCGGAAATACCGAGGAAAGTAGCTACCACAGAAGAACCGACAGAGCCCCGTGAACCTACCAGGTATCCATCCTGATTAGACTTTTTAACCAGACGCTCGGAAATGAGATAGTTAGCGGAGAACCCGTATTTGATAATAGGCTCCAATTCTTTTTCAAGACGAGCTACAACGACCTCGGGCAAGGATTCGCCATAGATGGATTGAGCCGTCTCATAGCATGTATTACGGATCTCCTCATCTGCTCCGTCCAGCAATGGCGTAAACAGCTTGTCAGGGAACAATTCCAGTTCCTCAAACCGCTCCGCCAGCTCGCTTGTGTTGGTCACAACAACCTCATAAGCTTTTTCCTCACCCAAAAACTCAAACTCTGCCAGCATTTCATCCGTTGTCCGCAAATGAGCATCCGGCTTACGGATATCTTTTAACGGGCTAAACCCGGTAATGCCGTGTATGGTGATATCACGATACAGCTTATCGCGAGTCTCCAAATAGTGAACATTGCCTGTAGCAATAACCGGCTTATCAAGCCGCTTTCCTATTTCGCATACTTTGCGTATGGCCGTTTTGAGAGCGTCAGGTCCGCTTACCAGCTGCTTTTCCACCAGATGCATATACATTGTTAAAGGTTGAATCTCCAACACATCATAAAACTGTGCAACTTCCTCGGCTTCTTCCTCGGATTTATTCAACACAGCCTCGAAAAACTCTCCCTTTTCGCAGCCGGAAATAATAAGCAATCCCTCTCTCATTTCCGACAATTTAGATTTAGGAATACAAGGCACACGCTTGAAATATTCGGTATGAGACATTGAAACCAGCTTGTACAGATTTTTTTTACCTATCGGATTCAGGGCATAAATGCAGCAGTGGAAGGGACGAGCGGTTGATAAATCCTTCCCAACATAGTCATTCAAGCGATCGAGCATTTGCAAACCCTTAATTTGTTCCGCATCATTGAGCAATCCGTTCAACACTTCTGCCAACGCAACGGTATCATCAATAGCCCGGTGATGGCTTTCGAGCGCAACCTTATACTTAGCCGTCAGCGTATTTAATCGGTGATTTTTCAGCGTCGGAAACAGCAAGCGGGCCAGTTCCAGCGTATCCAGCACCGGATTGGTCATTTCAGGCAACCCCATCTTTCGAAGCATTGCCTGGATGAAGCCAACATCAAATCGCGCATTATGGGCAACCAGCACGGCATCGCCAACAAAATCGACGAACT
This DNA window, taken from Paenibacillus kribbensis, encodes the following:
- the rbfA gene encoding 30S ribosome-binding factor RbfA, yielding MAKIRTGRVGEQIKKELSLLIQTELKDPRIGFITVTGVDVTNDLSQAKVYLSVLGDDEQKTSSLKALDKANGYLRSELGKRIRLRHIPELIFKIDESIAYGSRIEKLLSDIDKDEK
- the infB gene encoding translation initiation factor IF-2 — protein: MSKQESKDKVRVYEYAKSLNMSSKEIITILKRLDIPVNNHMSVMEHDAVGKVENFFKNIKSNAAAKQGGADTAQVSSNQAGSSQNGSSRTGSSQTGSNQNSNHSTEQTKNQQEKQVSMNRTNNNQNSSRSSAPKAQGSQQGGQNRSQQSANKPSGQQGSQNRSNGQQQGGQQRSASNTGTRSQGSSQGGTAVRTSSSTGSGNANRNGGGNRTGSNFSNGNNRSGQGRFDDNRQGGGRGGNGGGRGGNNRGGNNRGGKFNNRGKGQPQERREKIDNTPKKIIVRGEMTVGETAKLLHKDASEVIKKLIMLGTMATINQELDMDTILLLAGDFGVEVEVKIPVEEDRFETVEENDDPADLKTRPPVVTIMGHVDHGKTTLLDAIRSTNVTGGEAGGITQHIGAYQVEINGKKITFLDTPGHEAFTAMRARGAQVTDMTIIVVAADDGVMPQTVEAINHAKAAGLPIIVAVNKIDKPDANPDKVKQELTEYELVPEEWGGDTIFVNVSAKQRMGLEDLLEMILLVAEVNEYKANPDKRARGTIIEAELDKGRGSVARVLVQNGTLKVGDAFVAGNCFGRVRAMVNDKGRRLKEAGPSTPVEITGLTEVPLAGDPFMVFEDERKARAIADKRAITQRQSDLGSNTRVTLDDLFQHIKDGEMKDLNVIIKGDVQGSVEALKGSLNKIEVEGVRVKILHSGAGAITESDIILAAASNAIVIGFNVRPDNQAKSTAEAEKVDIRLHRVIYNVIEEIEQAMKGMLDPEYKENVIGHAEVRNVFKVTKVGTIAGCMVTSGKITRSAEARLIRDGIVIFEGKIDSLKRFKDDAKEVAQGYECGITLDGYNDVKESDIIEAFVMETVER
- a CDS encoding L7Ae/L30e/S12e/Gadd45 family ribosomal protein, giving the protein MNKALSGLGLAMRAGKLLTGDETVYKAIRSSEAKLVILAKDASMNTQKKFRDKCGTYKIPLLIGFDRESLGSSIGKPERVVLAVTDQGFAKLIMKHAGIMSEVEYIE
- the rnpM gene encoding RNase P modulator RnpM is translated as MKQRKIPLRKCVACHEMMPKKQLIRVVKTPEDEVLIDLTGKKSGRGAYLCGKAACFKLAQKSKALDRALKHSVHPDIYEQLSRDFAAVEEEFLAAQGSVQDE
- the nusA gene encoding transcription termination factor NusA, with the protein product MSMDFIEAMNELEREKGISKDVLFEAIEAALISSYKRNFNTAQNVRVDMNRNSGVIKVYARKLIVEEVLDPRTEISLPAAREINPHFQLEDIAEIEVTPRDFGRIAAQTAKQVVTQRIREAERGLIYNKFVDKEEDIVTGTVQRQDPRNIYIDLGKVEAVLPLSELMPNEKFNHLDRIKAYITKVENTTKGPQIMLSRSHPGLLKRLFELEVPEIFDGVVEIRSVAREAGFRSKIAVHSRNEEVDPVGSCVGPRGTRVQTIVNELRGEKIDIVRYSDNVDEYVANALSPSKVLEVQVFEEEKMARVIVPDYQLSLAIGIKGQNARLAAKLTGWKIDIKSETQAEEELGRPRTSTDEMHQDSVSVD
- the rimP gene encoding ribosome maturation factor RimP; this translates as MSTPKIKSAVEEMAQPYFDEHGFELVDVEYVKEGSNWFLRVFVDKDGGIDLDDCSMISEYLSQKLDENDPVSTAYFLEVSSPGAERPLKKAEDVTKAVGKNVFVTTYEPINGLKEFEGRLLSFEDGELTVQSGQKKHAIPYEKVAGARLAIIF
- a CDS encoding PolC-type DNA polymerase III, translating into MGGAEEKRRRLELLMKQVVMPAGVVEPYFLDGWIDQVEISRTNKDWNIILVKETLVPAQVYRTFCIQVQEKMNHIAKITFRFHYGDQVQPGDIIGEYWKLFLEWVHREIPSVNGWMNRAVHEWEDGLFILTMSDSMSLELARKKQIDQAIIKFYDKYFGLSMRVKIQVGESNQEALQQFQEKKMQEEREVIQKMMESMEAEMPPVEEEEGDVRLQFGYEIKEPPVPMQDIQDEEKKVTLQGTIFGLDSKELRNGSTLFTFYLTDFSDSLQMKMFAKTKEDLKVLSLLANGKWVKVRGRVEYDRFMQIPELVMIPSDLIEVQAPPTRKDNAEEKRVEFHLHTKMSAMDAVASIDQYVKTAAKWGHKAIAVTDHGGVQCYPDAAKAAKKNGIKMIYGIEANVVNDAVEVVMQAQSLNLKTATYVVFDIETTGLSVTQNKIIEIAAVKMYEGKEIDRYATFVNPHERIPYNIQQLTNINDEMVKDAPDVEPVMKEFVDFVGDAVLVAHNARFDVGFIQAMLRKMGLPEMTNPVLDTLELARLLFPTLKNHRLNTLTAKYKVALESHHRAIDDTVALAEVLNGLLNDAEQIKGLQMLDRLNDYVGKDLSTARPFHCCIYALNPIGKKNLYKLVSMSHTEYFKRVPCIPKSKLSEMREGLLIISGCEKGEFFEAVLNKSEEEAEEVAQFYDVLEIQPLTMYMHLVEKQLVSGPDALKTAIRKVCEIGKRLDKPVIATGNVHYLETRDKLYRDITIHGITGFSPLKDIRKPDAHLRTTDEMLAEFEFLGEEKAYEVVVTNTSELAERFEELELFPDKLFTPLLDGADEEIRNTCYETAQSIYGESLPEVVVARLEKELEPIIKYGFSANYLISERLVKKSNQDGYLVGSRGSVGSSVVATFLGISEVNPLPAHYICVNPECRHSEWFLDGSVPSGFDLPDKNCPNCGGKLKGEGQDIPFETFLGFKGDKVPDIDLNFSGEYQPVAHNYTKVLFGEKSVFRAGTIGTVAEKTAFGFAKKYEEAHHKKWRGAELNRLASGCTGVKRSTGQHPGGIVVVPDYIEVEDITPVQYPADDTSSEWKTTHFDYHAFDANLLKLDILGHDDPTMMRMLQDLTGVDPTTIPMNDPKVMSMFNSTEALGVTPQQIRTPVATYGVPEMGTKFVRQMLVESQPSSFADLLQISGLSHGTGVWLGNAQELIKNNTCNIKTVIGCRDDIMLFLIYKAGMDAGLAFKITESVRKGKGLSAEWIEEMKKCKVPQWYIDSCLKIQYMFPKAHAAAYVISAVRTAYFKLYHPIEYYATYFSVRAADFDIELCCQGYDAIGKKIVEIEQLGFQASQKEKGMLPILEMALEMTARGFSFKSIDLYRSEATRFKVDGDSLIPPFGALQGIGENAARNIAAAREQGEFLSVEDFQQKSKASKTIVEMLSQMGCFRGLPESNQLSLF